TCGCGCGCCGCCGCGGCGACGCGAAAGGCGACCCCGAGACAAGAGCCGCCATAGTCGAGGCCGAGCACTAGGCCCGGACGCTCCCGCGTTCCGCGGTGGACATGGGAGAAGACGCAGAGAGAGCGGTGATAGCCATGCACCCAGGCGAGGGCGCTTTCGTGAAATTCGAAGCCCGGTCGCCACATCAACGAACCATAGCCGAACACCCAGAAATCGCCGTCCATCGTCGCCATCGATCTCCAACCCTCTCCTTTCGCGCTCCAGATTCGTTCGATTCCGCCGCCGGGTAAAGCCTTTTGTGGCGCCCAGCCGGCGCGCCGCCGCAGCTTCGGCCGATTCGATCGCTCAGAGCCTGTGATCTTCGATGGTGGCGACGAGCAGGGCGACGATGCCCCACACGACGGCGAAGCCGAGGAAGATCAGCAATGGGAAGGTCACCCTATGCGGATAGCGCGAGATCTCGGGGGCCGCCGGGGGAACGAATACGGTGAGATAGATGCTCTGCCGATTGGCGCGCAATTGGGCGCGGTCGAGATCGGCCTTGGAGAGCGCGTAGAAGCGTTCGGCCATGGCCTTGCGGACCTCGAGCTCCTCGAATTTCGCCAGAATTCCAGCCAGTGTGGAGCCGGACGCGCCCGTCCCGTCATTGGAGGTGAGCTTCGCCTTCAGCTCTTTGATCTGTCGTTCTGTGGCGTCGAGCTGCTCGCGCAGAACGCGCACTGTCGGCGCGTCACGCGACAATTCATGGCCGGCCACGAACAGCTCGCTGTCGAGCTTGATCTTCTGCGCGACGAGCGGCGCGAGCAGACGGCCGATCTCGCTGCCGGTCAGCGTCGGGTCGATCACGCCGAACTCGTCGCGGAATTTGTGGAGATCGGCCAGAGTCACCTGCACCGCTTCGAAGGAGCGGCGGACATCCCTCTCCGCCATTGCGGTGGCGTCGCGCCGCGCGCGCTCGGAAATGCGATTGACCAGCGCCTCGCTCGCCGCGACGATCGCCGAGGCGAGCGTGTAGGCGTCCTCCTTGCGGAAGGCGCGGACATTGACGGTGACGAGGCTGGAGTTGGCGTCGACTGTGGTCTCGACCATGGATTGCCAATAGTCGGTCAGTTCGTCGATCGTCGCATTGCGGCGCAGACGGGTCAGAAAATCGGCTTCCGGCCGGCGGTAGAGCGCGCGCAGATCGAGCTTCGCCATGACATCCGTGACGATCGCCCGGCTGCGGATGTAGCTCGTCACGATATAGGCGTTTTGGCCGGAGGGCGTGAAGGTGAAGGTGGCGGATTCCCCCTTCGGCGTCGCGACCGCCTCCAATTCGATGGCGCGCACCGCAAAACGCGTCTCGACCGTGAATTGATCGGCCGCGAAAAAGGCGAAATAGACGGTCGCCGCGAGGGATGGGACGATCACGAAGGCGATGAAGCTCAGCCAGATCGGCGGAATTCTGGAGCGGCTCTCGAGCGCGCGATTGGCCTCCGTCGCGATTCTCTCGACCTGGACGACGAACTGACGCGCGGCCTCGGGCGCATGGGCGAGCGGCCGCAGCCATGCGGGCGGAGCGAGCGACCGCGGGCGCGCGTCCGGGCGCAGGCGAACGCCTTCGTCCTGCTGGTCCAGCGGCGGTTTCGTCTCGATCATCGGAGCTTGCCGACAATTCGCGCCGAATGCGGCGTGCGCGTGGCGGCCGGCGCATTCGCGGCGTCATGCATCGTCGTCAAAAGGCCTCCTCGATCGCCTCTTTGGCGGTGTGGTAGATTTCGAGGTCTTGCTCGATCAGCAATTCGACCTCCGGCAGCCGGCGCAGCTCCCGCGCCAATTCTCCCACGGCCGCG
This genomic window from Methylosinus sp. H3A contains:
- a CDS encoding capsule biosynthesis protein; its protein translation is MIETKPPLDQQDEGVRLRPDARPRSLAPPAWLRPLAHAPEAARQFVVQVERIATEANRALESRSRIPPIWLSFIAFVIVPSLAATVYFAFFAADQFTVETRFAVRAIELEAVATPKGESATFTFTPSGQNAYIVTSYIRSRAIVTDVMAKLDLRALYRRPEADFLTRLRRNATIDELTDYWQSMVETTVDANSSLVTVNVRAFRKEDAYTLASAIVAASEALVNRISERARRDATAMAERDVRRSFEAVQVTLADLHKFRDEFGVIDPTLTGSEIGRLLAPLVAQKIKLDSELFVAGHELSRDAPTVRVLREQLDATERQIKELKAKLTSNDGTGASGSTLAGILAKFEELEVRKAMAERFYALSKADLDRAQLRANRQSIYLTVFVPPAAPEISRYPHRVTFPLLIFLGFAVVWGIVALLVATIEDHRL